Within the Phaseolus vulgaris cultivar G19833 chromosome 9, P. vulgaris v2.0, whole genome shotgun sequence genome, the region TGTTACTGTTTTACTGGTAACTCACTTTTTGTTCCAATTCATTCATTCATGTATGGTCATCATAATGCCTAAGATATAACTTGTTCGGAAATCTGTAGAATGAATCAAGCTTGAAATGTAAAAACTATaattgtttgtcttttattttcaCACCTCAAATATGAAAAATCTCGCTGGGATTGAAACCAAACACATTATTAATTGGTCTTACTTTTGATTTATCACTTTTCTTACAAAGTACTTCGCTTTAAACAACATTTCTGCAGGTGAAGGAAGCTATGGATAAAAAGAAGCAAATAGTTTTTGCAGGGCACTCTTCTGGTGGTCCAATGGCCATTCTGGCAACCCTCTGGACCTTAGAAAAATACCCTCCAAATTCCCATGGGGGTATCACTCCCCTCTGTATAACCTTTGGTTCACCCTTAATTGGGAATCACATATTTTCCCATGCAACAAGGCGAGAAAATTGGTCTAGCTATTTCTTTCACTATGTGATGAGATATGACATAGTGCCAAGAATCCTCTTTGCTCCCCTCTCTTCACTTGACCAGTCATTTGAACAAATTTCTCAGTCCTTCAACCCCAGATCCAAGTCTTTCATGAGCGAATCAGTGGGAAGATCAAGTGCAACATCAGATTTCTACTTTACCATAATTTCAAATGCTGCAACTGTCACAAGCCATGCTGCTTCTAAGCTAATGGGCACCACAAATACCACATTGGAAACTCTGGAAAATTTTATTCCCTTAAGCCCTTATAGACCCTTTGGCACTTATTTCTTCTGCACAGGAAATGGAAAGAAAATTATGATAACAAACCCAAATGCAGTTCTACAAGTCCTGTTTTTCTCTGCACAATTAAGCACCGAGGCAGAAACTACTCAAGTTGCCTACAGAAGCTTAAGTGAACATACAATTTATGGCACCGAACTGCAACAAATTGCAGCACAGAATGTTTTGCACTTAGATCAACAACATCTCCAGAATCTTGCTTTGTCTGAAGATGATGCCGGTGGCTCAAATGACCTTGGTCTGGTAAGTAAATTACTCTTCATTATATcaattattgaaataatataACTATGTACTATATACTCTAATAAAATCATGGGATAAAGTCCTAGCTATATGTTTCTTAACCATAAAAAGTTGGGTTTGTTAAACAATGATATACGTAGGTAAATCATTACCAAAACAATTGTCATACTCTTgcaaaaaacttaatcatgaAGACTTTAGTATAATTTTTTGCCAAACGAAAATTATGatacaaaataaatttctaTACGAATTTAGAATTGTGTTTGTATAGAAATTGATGGATATTATGAGTGATTAGTGATGTCATTGAGTATTTGTATTAAATGAAATActaactcttttttttctttgggggcaaggatttttcttttgttttagtGGATCTAGCTAAGGAATTACAAAATACATGTGTGTGATAATTGGTTTGTTTTGAATTTCAGAGCCTAAGAGCAAGACTGTGCCTTCGGGCAGCAGCAGAATTGGAGGCAAGAAAGTGTGAGAATGAGAAAAAGTTGAACGAGAAGAGAAGCTTTATAGAGCAAAAGTTAAAGAAGGACCTTGGGGAATACAGAGAAATGTGGAAGCACCAAAAAGTAGGTTTCTACGATGGGTTCAGGGAGCATAAGAAAGCTGAGGACTTCAAAGCAAATGTGACGAGGCTAGAAATAGCAGGTGTGTGGGACGAGATCATTGAAAAGCTAAGAAGTTATGAACTCCCAGATGAGTTTGAAGCGAAGAAAGAATGGATTAAGCTTGGAACAGAGTGTAGGGAATTAGTGGAGCCTCTAGACATTGCTAATTATTACCGACATGGGAGGCATTACGAGGATGATGCTTCTTCTTACATGGTTAAGGGAAGGCCAAAACGATATAGGTACCCTCAAAGATGGTTGGAACATTCTCAGAGAAGGCCACAACAACCTACCTCAACATCTTGCTTCTGGGCTGAGGTGGAAGAGCTTCGCTACAAAACTGGTAATAGTGATGCCTCATATAGAGATGTTGAGGAAAGGATTGTGCAGTTGGTAGCTCAGATAGAAGAATGGAGTAAAAACGGAGAACTGGCTAAGGATGTGTTCTTGGAGGGTTCGACGTTGGTGAAGTGGTTGAAAACTCTTCATCCACCACACAAGCAACAACCATTCATCAGAAGTATTATTGGAGAGTGACACCAAACAAACTTGCATTGCAACTCCATTTTGCGACTGTCTTAATTGGCTGAGTCAActtttgtttctcttcttttccCGTATAGTATTCCTTGGTTCCTTCTCTTGTGTCTAGTTTGGTTTGAGATAAACATGATGATTTTCTGTTTCTTCTATTTTCAATAAGATTCTCCCATTCAGCTCCTCGGCTTCACTGATCTTTACTAGGTAACATATGCTGATTCACGGTTCATCCGTCACAGCTTATTCTTGTTTTATTGGTACTTCCTTGATTTCTTAGAAGACTAAGAAACAACCTATTGTCCCTGAGTTCTTATGTGAAGTCTAATATAGTTGTAAAAGCTTTCTCACTTGCTTAGTGACTTGGAAcatttcttcttttaaacaaGTTGTCCTCTATTGTGACAAAGTATCTTAGATATTGCTTCCAAGCCATGAACACGCCAAATAGTTGGAAATTCGTTGCATCTCTTTCAAGAAAAAGGTCCCCAACTGATTTAATGCGCTTAATCTCCATCTAATCTTCTCACTAACGTATGGATATATTCACCAAAACTCTCACTCCAAGGTATTATTTTTCTCTAATTTAACTCCAAACTTGAGTTAGTCAACATTTTTCTAcctatgtatatatttattgtgtACCCACGTATTGTTTTCAGTAATGTAAGGAGAAAGAAAACGTTTTACAGTCATTATTAGCAtgtttgttcttcttctttcatGGTATCAAACCTCCATTAAAAGCTCTGTTGATACTTTTACACCATGTCATGTTCTGCCTTCAACTCCTCCGATAAAGAAAATTCTAATTCTGCCCATGTCATTCCTAGTTTAGATCCCTTTGAATGGCATTAATCTAAAAAATAAGATGGGGTTTCTCATTGGTTCTATACATGTTCCTCTTCCTAGTAACTCTTTATTCAATTGGTGGGAATGTTGAAACTCTTTATTCATGTCATGGCTCCTCAAAtgcttatatttttttcatttctcaaaGTGTCATTCTTTAAGCCCTAAGCGACTCTAGGTCGTTTAGGTTAGAGGAGTCTGTCTAACAAATATAGAGTTGCACCTCTTAGCATGGGCAAGGAGAGCATGAGTATCCACATGACATCTCCTTAATGTTAAGCTCCAATTTGAGAGGATTTGCTCAAATGAGAGAGACTTATATTTGTCATCATGTGAGTGGAAAGTTTTAGGGTTAAAATTCTAAACTTGGACACCACTTAGCACTATAAATAGGAATGTTAATCCTCTTGTAAATTTCAGCTTGAATGAGAAAAGTTATGTTGTCAATTTTTTTAGCTTAAACACTTGTATAGTCTCTTGTGTAGCCTCCTCTACACTCTTTCCTAAtgagttggcctcacctctcACTTGCTGGAGTGGAGGAAGGAATTCTGGATTTGAAGTGGATAATATGGATTTGAAAATGTGAGATGATATGAACACAATTTTTAAGTTAACTTTCttcatgaaatattttatatgcTTATTTTGTGTTTGTAGAAGAAGTCTTCATCTTATGTTAACAAGAAGATCTTGACAGCACACATTTACATCAAATATCTCTTAGAAGTCAAGTTAAAGTCATCATGCTTGAGATCGAGATGAATTCAACTCTGAAAAGGGCTATTTGTATAACACCTCaactattatataaataattgttatataattaaaatttggtACTATTTTTGTGTAATAAGATTTTCTTACAGAGAACATTAATCACAACAATCACATagatataaattatgttaatattttacatctttatagttattcataatatattaaaaaacatacaaattttaTACAATGATAGAAGTTATATATCCAAATAGAggattatttatatatttaatatcttcTAAGGATATTAAACTAAGTTTTCCATgagtttatttagaaaagataTCCCAAAATTTTCCTAGAAACTCTTCCTAAGCAGGTTCTACTTCTACTTGTAGTACAGGaatacattaataaaaaaacacaaaaatgagTGACATTTTCATAAGCTTTAAAACTCCACATAATAGAAACTATATATTAAAGGTCATAATTAGATAtgttacaaataaataaataacaaaactaTAAATTAGTAAAGACTCTTAGTGAACATAAATTAAAtgtcataaatataaataaataaagaagatAAATGCATAACGAGATAAATTAATcacataaatataaacaaataaaaaaggtCAGTGggtaattagaaaaaaattaaatgacatATCTATAGATAACAAAATAGAGATCAATGCGCGTAAttgaagataaataaaaaaacataaatataaataaaagtatcaATGCCTAATTAAAGATAActtaaataacataaatataaatacataaagAGTATGCATAATTAGAGATAActtaaatgatataaatataaatgctaatttttttaatttataatatttattttattttgtaattttagtttctttattttaaaatattataatattaaatcattcctcatttttttatatatgctttatttgttttattttagttgcaTTGAATCCTTtcttaatttattcatttagaAAACTAACTAaccaaaatttaaatgaattaaaatgtaaaaaagaagaagaaagaacataTTATAATTCaatgttaaattaaaattatgaatttttaaaaatacaacaTAAATATAGCAAGAAAGGAGATTAACAttgtaaatttttcaaaatggaGAGACTATATCCCGCCACAAACCCTAAAACATATAtcttacatttatttatttaaaatatttataccattttgtgtattttttttaaatcatcaaTTTGgttattgaatttttattttttaataatataattaaaaaaataaatttctaaatatttaaaatataaaaattattttctggTTTAATgtttaatcttaaaaaatacaaattagaGCCAAACTAGTCCTCAAAATTATAACTTTGATAACAAAAATAACCTTAGAAAAACTTAACATCTTGATGTGATTATGGAATTTTCTGTATATATTCAACTACTATATGAAAACTTGAATCTGTTTTCAAACACAAAATTATCAGTTATtcatattttagagattaaatttGTTAATTGCATCCTTcgtttttttactttttttacatGATGAGACAAATCCAAAAAGACAGTATTGCATTCTattgattttctttcttttctcatACTTCTTTTAGGTATCTTCCTATACATTTCCTTACAAAAAAGTTCATTGGTGAGTTCGAAGAAAGAGAGATCAAAGTCAGCAGTAGCTTCGCGAGACTTGCTTCGCTTTGATTGGTGAATGGCTTTTGGACCCCACCGAAACTTCATCGTCACTCTGGAGTTTTATTCTATTACTATTCCTAGAAACCAATGAAGAAAGAGCAAAACTTCCAAAACTGCAAAGTCTTCGTCAATTTGGTAATTTAAATCCATGCCCTCCCCTTCACTATATAGTTAAAAGTTGCAGCAGGTTTGAAATACAAATCAAGAAAACAATCAAGAACAGAAGTTTCTGAAACTGCTTAGGGTCTTGTAGAAGAGGACAACATGGCTGGAGGGTCACTTGGAGACAACATAGGATTGAAGGAAGATGTCATCAAGAGGGTCTGCGGTTTAGCCTTCAAAGCTCACAAGCACAAGCCACAAGAGAAGCTCTACTTTTACGAAAAGGTTCAAATTTCTTCGGGAACTTACCATGTTTTCAGTTTCTCGGGATCTTGGGATGCCACTGAATGGTTTGTTAACAAACCCTTTGGAGGAACGAAGATAGATATTAACCTGTTCCCTTCTCTCAGAAGTATTGGCAACGACGAAGCTGCTTTGGTGAACGAAGGCTTCGCAAAGAGATTCGATCACATATTCAGAACTACCCCGTTTAAATCCGAGGTACTTTTAAATGATGTTTGTTAGCCTATGTTGTTTGTTATTTTCTTTGGATTAGTTCCACGTGTTGAAATTTTGTGTGGGTTTTGAAATCACCGTGACTATATACTAAGACATGTTCAGTTTTTTCAGTTACCGTGATGCTTtctattttttagttaattacGTTGAGTTAAGGAAATAAACTGTGAAAACGTGTAGGTGAATAAGGCTATAGGAGATGGGAAGCAAGTGGTGTTTACGGGGCACTCCTCTGGTGCTGCTATGGCCATATTTGCAACATTTTGGGCCTTGGAAGAGTACCTTAATCCAACCAAAACTCAAAAACCTAAACCACCCTTCTGTGTCACTTTCGGGTCTCCCTTAATTGGTAATCATATACTCTCTCACGCTTCAAGGAGAGAAAAGTGGTCTCGCTATTTCATACACTTTGTTTTGAGATATGACATAGTGCCACGGATTTTGCTTGCTCCCTTATCTTCTATTCACCTAACTTTTGGTTCTATTCTCCAATCCTTGAATCCCAAGTCCAAAACTTCCACCCAAGATTCAACACGAGCTGAATTTTTCTCAACTGTGATGAGAAACACAGCCAGTGTTACAAGCCATGCTGCGTGCATTCTCATGGGCAGCACAAAATTGTTACTTGAGACAGTGGCAAATTTTGTTGACTTGAGTCCTTATAGGCCCTTTGGGACATATATTTTCTGCAATGGAAATGGACAGCTGATTGTGGTGAAAAACTCTGATGCTGTTTTGCAACTGTTATTCCACACTGCTCAGCTAAGCGATTTGAAAGACCTTCCAGAAATTGCTAATGATAGCATATTGCAACACCTGTCCTATGAGGCTGAGTTGGAATGTAGCTTGGGAATGCAGAACGTTGTGTACTTGGAACAACTTGAGCAACTTCCCTTGTCTTCTGATGGTTCTGATAGTGATGTTGCAACAATTAGCACAGCTTTGAATGGCCTTGGACTGGTAATACTTTTTTGCACTTTTGTACATATATATAATGATAGCAGGTGATAAACTTTGGTAAAATGAACCTTTAGTAACTTTTTCATAGAAGTTACATTACATCACATCTTTCAGGATAAATTTCTCTTAAGTATTGTATCAcaggtaaaaaaaattaagtagtGTGATGAAATGCAAATTCCTTTTCAGAAATAGATTTGATAAAATGTAACTCTGTATAGTATAGTGGTATTAAAAGGGTAATTATAGATGATTCAAAATGGAGTTAAGTAAGGTTTTATCTGTGAAGCATAAACTAATAAGTGATGGCTTACACTTCATGTCAGAGCATAAGAGCAAGGCTGTGTCTACGCGCAGCAGGTGAGTTGGAAAAGCAGAAACAGAAAAACGAGGAGAAGATCAGTAAGGAGTTTGAGGATAAAGGTGTGGCAAGCATGAGGTATCTGGAGAAGTACAAAACAACATGCGAGGTGCAAAAGGGGAAGGGGTATTACGATGCCTTCAAGGTGCAGAAGGAGGAAAACGACTTCCAAGCAAATGTGAAGAGGCTTGTGCTGGCAGGGGTATGGGATGAGGTGATTGAGATGCTAAAGAGGTATGAACTCCCAGATGAGTTTGAAGGGAAGTCAGAATGGATTCAACATGGAACCATCTTTCGTCGCCTTGTGGAACCTCTAGACATATCCAATTACCATCGCCATTTGAAGAATGAGGACACGGGACCTTACATGATCTGGGGCAGGCCAAAACGGTATAAGTACACTCAAAGATGGTTGGAGCATGCCAAGAGGGTGCCAAAACCTGTTCCTATCACTGAATCCACCTTCTGGGCTGAAGTGGAAGAGCTTCATAGCTGGATCAATAGCAAGAAGAGTTTTGATGAAGTTAGGCAAAGGGTTGAGCAACTTGAATCTGACCTTAAAAAGTGGACTCATGCAAAGGAACTCACCAAGGATACTTTCTCAAAGGATCCTACCTTCATTAAGTTCTGGGAAATTCTCCCTCCTGAAAACAAGGCAAACATAGCTGCTCTTGTTGCTAATGTCAAAGGATTGTAACTAGTCATCTTTTTTCCACTCAAAATGAAGCTATAGAATTAGGATGCTTTTGATGTGTGTTGTTATCTCATGAAGGTATGTTAACTATTTCAGTGTTGTTTTGTAACttttgtattccttttgttttgtCTCACTTGTGTTGTGAGAACTGTAAGTCATTCAGAGTGATGGACTAAGTAATTTGTTAAATTCTAGCATCTGTTTGGGATAAAATTGCTTAAATAGTTAAATCACCTTTAAACCAAATAAGTTTGTATAGAAGTCGTTTATATAACGAGTTACAAATCAATGTTGGTTCACCATTAAAAAATCACGTTTAGCTCAAAATAAAACCTCTTCTATAAGTAGAAAGATAAACAGAATctactataaataaattaaaaatcctatctatattttattataataaaaaaactaatgtgTTGATATATTTTATGTAACAATAAAATActcattaaaaaaagttataattttagATGATTTGATCAGTTAAAAAAATTTGTCAAATTGTCgaactaaattttaaataactctAATACCATTTTAAgctaactcaactttataaaatcaatttataaattaaaatttacttctaattatattatatattatgagcTCTCATTATCTTATGTTAAGTCATAAACTAAGTCTAACCTTTATTAGAAAAACAAAGTTTAAGACTTGTCAATTTATTTgacagtttttttttaagaataccTTCGAGTATGTTTTATCATAAGATTTTTAAGAATAGTAGCGTTaatgtattattaatataaataggATTATTAACTagtaattacaattttttatatattatgctTTGTCTATATATAGTATATACTATATATAACTACGTACATGCAATTAGAAGACTCCAAAATAGCTTTCTGTTAAATTTCTCCCTATTttcattattcattttttttaaatctaatgGCTAAGATTAATtacttattaaatttaaaaaaaataattatgtttagGACGAGAAGTAATTTTGATACAATCGTAGAATTACTGCTAAAGTAATTCATCCCTCCTcgtatttaataaaatataataaattacttatttaaaagtttattttataataatactttcaataaataagtatataaaTTTATCTCTCAATATtccttaaaattaaatttttatgtgGTTAACATGCTTAAtgattaagaaaattaaatatatataattttaatatattataacaaaattaatataataatactaaaaaatattatttttatttacttaaatAGTTCGGTTTGTTAGgctaaaataatttgtttaatgtCTTAATGATCTTTTTAACTAAATAGAATTTTACaaaagtttatatttaatttatttcttggAAAGCCTAATTCAGACCATATCATACATTCTTGTTGGATATCTTAATCTATTTTATTGCTCATCTATCAATTAGAAAATTGGAATTGGGTTGGAATTTTTTTCTGGTTATTTAAACTGTATTGAGAAGTTTGTTGTGAAATATCAATAATCCAAATATATTGAGTTCTTTCATCACATTGTTTTTCATTAATCTTTCTCAATTTATTCTcataaatgttaaaataatagaTTCATTTTAAAATCGGGTGAATTGAATTTATCAAGGAATATCAAAAACTTtctgaaaaaaatgaaaactctTTGGATCAATTAGTTTACGGTGTTATAAAACAAGATCTACTTCTTGGTGATGTTATATTCCTGAAATTCTAATTCATATTATGTGACAAactataatagaaaaatataagcCATAAGAGCAACAAAATAACATAAGAAATATAGTGATTTTTATTCTTAGAAAAAAATCTAGTTGTTTAATTCTTATAATTAAGTTAATATACtagtttcaaatttaaaaaaaaaacaataaacaacaCAATACAATATAGATTTTGAACGCTACAAGATTTACCCAAAACACTTTGTAAAACCCTAAAATCACATCACAATAAATAATCTTGACAATCTTAATCAAGAACaacttaattaataaataaataatatactagtaaaaaaatggaaaatcacctaaaaaaatttatctcaaattTTGCAAACTAAAACTTTGATAGTACAAGATCTGTTTCAAAGCAGACTCTTCATAGACACGAGAAAACTAAAACTTTGAAAGCTCTAGAGGAGAAGAATGATTCTTCTAAGGCTGAGTAAGAAAACTCAACTAACAAGAAAATTCTTTGTTGTATAAAAGGTTTAAGCAGATGCTTAAATACAAGGGCTAAGGCGACACAAGATTTTTCAATAAGAGAAATTACAGACAACTTCATAAAAAAGAAGAGGGTTGAAGAGGATCAAGTTGTTATATGTTGCGAGTGCAAACAACCAAGTCACATGAAAACATAGACCGTCGAGCTCAAGAAAAAGTCcaaattcaagaaaaaaagTTTGATGGCTACTTGGGAGGACTCATACTCTAAGTTatatcaaaacaagaaaatatatttcTCATGGTAGACGTAGAGGATGAGGTGACTCTCAATCTTACCTTTTCTTTTGAAATGATATCACAATCATCTTCTGATTAAGATGATGAGAAATGTCTATTTGACGAAGATCTTCTCACTTGTGGCAACAAGATTTCTGAACaatatcttaaataaataaaaaaattcaaagctttagttttcaaaaattaaaagctcaaaaaaaatttattagcaACCAAGGAGAATATGTCAAGTCTAGAACAGACTCATACATTAGATAATGATAAATTAAACTTCTGGAAGGAAAAATAACATTGTaataatgattttgaaaatattctTGAAAGCTCCAAATATTTGACCCATTCAATAGTTTAAAGAAATGTTTCGTCTTTTTTTCTTAAGTTTGGGAGAAACCTTGAAAAGGCAACCAGTTTCCCATAAAGTCGTTGGACCTTTTTTAGGTTTGTCCATGAGTAGCTGATATGTCTTTCTAGCTTTTTTAAGGCTGAAA harbors:
- the LOC137820015 gene encoding protein EDS1B-like; its protein translation is MALRGEVIEKAYYAVSWRAHRSPDRPYLIEKISRNGTSEVIISFPGSGAVRDWYSQRNFGETKIDLNLFPSLKSIGNDEPALVNEFFSKRFQDILLDRSSLADKVKEAMDKKKQIVFAGHSSGGPMAILATLWTLEKYPPNSHGGITPLCITFGSPLIGNHIFSHATRRENWSSYFFHYVMRYDIVPRILFAPLSSLDQSFEQISQSFNPRSKSFMSESVGRSSATSDFYFTIISNAATVTSHAASKLMGTTNTTLETLENFIPLSPYRPFGTYFFCTGNGKKIMITNPNAVLQVLFFSAQLSTEAETTQVAYRSLSEHTIYGTELQQIAAQNVLHLDQQHLQNLALSEDDAGGSNDLGLSLRARLCLRAAAELEARKCENEKKLNEKRSFIEQKLKKDLGEYREMWKHQKVGFYDGFREHKKAEDFKANVTRLEIAGVWDEIIEKLRSYELPDEFEAKKEWIKLGTECRELVEPLDIANYYRHGRHYEDDASSYMVKGRPKRYRYPQRWLEHSQRRPQQPTSTSCFWAEVEELRYKTGNSDASYRDVEERIVQLVAQIEEWSKNGELAKDVFLEGSTLVKWLKTLHPPHKQQPFIRSIIGE
- the LOC137821948 gene encoding protein EDS1L-like, which produces MAGGSLGDNIGLKEDVIKRVCGLAFKAHKHKPQEKLYFYEKVQISSGTYHVFSFSGSWDATEWFVNKPFGGTKIDINLFPSLRSIGNDEAALVNEGFAKRFDHIFRTTPFKSEVNKAIGDGKQVVFTGHSSGAAMAIFATFWALEEYLNPTKTQKPKPPFCVTFGSPLIGNHILSHASRREKWSRYFIHFVLRYDIVPRILLAPLSSIHLTFGSILQSLNPKSKTSTQDSTRAEFFSTVMRNTASVTSHAACILMGSTKLLLETVANFVDLSPYRPFGTYIFCNGNGQLIVVKNSDAVLQLLFHTAQLSDLKDLPEIANDSILQHLSYEAELECSLGMQNVVYLEQLEQLPLSSDGSDSDVATISTALNGLGLSIRARLCLRAAGELEKQKQKNEEKISKEFEDKGVASMRYLEKYKTTCEVQKGKGYYDAFKVQKEENDFQANVKRLVLAGVWDEVIEMLKRYELPDEFEGKSEWIQHGTIFRRLVEPLDISNYHRHLKNEDTGPYMIWGRPKRYKYTQRWLEHAKRVPKPVPITESTFWAEVEELHSWINSKKSFDEVRQRVEQLESDLKKWTHAKELTKDTFSKDPTFIKFWEILPPENKANIAALVANVKGL